TGCCCAGGACGAAGAAGCTGCCCTCAAAGCCGACGTCCTGGGGCCGCATGATCTCGTAGGTGCGCGCGTCGTTGAACATGCCGTGCTGGTGGATGCCCGCCTCGTGCGCAAAGGCATTGATGCCGACGATGGCCTTGTTGCGGACCACGGGGGTGTGGGTGATCTCGCTCAGCAGACGGCTGCAGCTCAACAGCTTGGTCGTGTCGATGCCGGTCGAGATACCGAAACGATCACCGCGGACCCGCAGGGCCATGACGACCTCTTCCAGCGAGGCATTGCCGGCGCGTTCGCCGATGCCGTTGATGGTGCATTCCACCTGACGCACGCCGTTCTCGACCGCTGCCAGGGTATTGGCGACGGCCAGGCCCAGGTCGTTGTGGCAGTGGGCCGAGAAGATCACATCGGGAAAGCGCGGGCGGATGCGCTCGGCCAGATAGCGATACAGGCTGCCGATCTCGTCGGGAGTCGTATAGCCGACCGTATCGGGCACGTTCAGAGTGGTAGCTCCGGCCTGGGCCACCGCTTCCAGCACATCGGCCAGATATTCCGGCTCGGTGCGGATGGCGTCTTCAGGGCTGAACTCGACATCGTCGAACCGGGTGCGAGCGTATTCGACAGCGCGAACGGCGGCGGCCATGACCTGATCCTTGGTCATCTGCAGCTTGGCCGAGCGGTGGATCGGACTGGTGCCCAGGAAGATGTGGATGCGGCGGCGTGGCGTTCCGCGAAGGGCGCGCCAGGCGGCATCGACGTCGTTCTCGGTGGCGCGCGACAGAGAGCAGAAGACCGGGCCGCTGTCGTCCTCGGCGATCTCGCCCACGACGGCACGGATACAGTCCTCGTCGCCCGGAGAGGCGGCGGCGAAGCCGGCCTCCATGACATCGACGCCCAGCTTCTTCAGCGCGCGGCCCATTCGGACCTTGTCGGCCGGCGACATGGAAAAGCCGGGGGCCTGTTCGCCGTCGCGCATGGTGGTGTCGAAGACGATGACCCGGTTCGGGTCCCTGGTGCCCGATACGGCAGGTTCGCTGAAGCCGGTCATGCTGCGGCCTCGTTATGGAACGGCGCCACATAGGGCTGAGGGGCGAAGGTCACGCGCCGGGCCCCGATCAGCTTGTCGATCTGCCGTCCCAGGTTTTCGGTGCAGCGTCCGGCGTCGCGGCCGCGGACCTTGATCTGGACCCGGCGGCTGGCCCCTTCGTCGGCCATCGACAGGCCGTCGATATGAAAGCCCCGGCGCTCCACCAGGCCGATCAGGCGCTGCAGGGAGCCATCGGCCCGGTCGATCTGGATGTGGATGGTGTCGCTCATCACATGTCGCCTTCAAATCGTGTGTCGCCGTGCATCATTTCGGCGTTGTTCTTGCCTGGCGGCACCAGCGGCCAGACGTTCTCCTTCGGATCGATCAGGACATGCGCGAGGCAGGGCCCGGGCGCGGCCAGCAGGCGCGCGATCCCGGCGGTGACCTCCTCGCGCCGGCTAATTCGGAAGGCCTCGATGCCGAAAGCCTGGGCCACGGCGACGAAGTCGGGATTGTCCGAAAGGTCGACCTCGGAATAATTCTCTTCGAAGAAGAGCTCCTGCCACTGTCGCACCAGACCCAGGCTGGAGTTGTCCAGGAGGACGATCTTCAACGCGACGCCATAGCGGCGCAGGGTGGCCAGCTCCTGGATGTTCATCATGAAGCTGCCGTCGCCCGAGACGGTCACGACATGGGCATCGGGGCAGGCCAGCTTGGCCCCCAGACCGGCGGGCAGGCCATAGCCCATGGCGCCCAGGCCGCCCGACGTCAGATGGGCCTCGGGCCGGGCAAAGGCACAGTGCTGGGCGACCCACATCTGATGCTGGCCGACGTCGCAGGCTGCGATGAAGGTGTCGCCCGCCGCATGGGACAGTTCGTTCAGCAGGGCGGGCGCATAGACGCCTTGGCCCGGCGCGTCATAGCGGAAGGCATGGCGGGCAGCGCTGTCGATACAGCGTGCTGCCCACGGCTGGATCGCCAGCGGGCCAGGGTTCAGCGCCTCGATCCCCGCCTTCAGGTCACCGATGACCGCCACATGTGTGGTGCGCAGCTTGCCGATTTCGGCCGGGTCGATGTCGAAATGGATGACCTTCGCGTGGGGGGCGAACTCGTTCAGCTTGCCGGTCGCGCGATCGTCGAAGCGGGCGCCCAGCACGATCAGCAGGTCGCTTTCCTGCACCGCCTCATTGGCTGCGCGGGTGCCGTGCATGCCCAGCATGCCCAGATATCCCGTGGCATCGGTGCGAACCGAGCCCAGGGCGTTCAGGGTCGAGACGACCGGGATGCCGGTCCGTTCGGCCAGGGCACGCAGGGCGGTGGTCGCGCCGGCGATCTTGACCCCACCGCCGACATACAGCAGCGGGCGCGTTGCCTGACGGATCATGGCCTCGGCGGCGGCGATGGCCGCATGGTCCAGGTCCGGCGTCTCGTTCGGAATGTGGAAGCCGTAATCCTCGCCCGTCATGCCGACCTGGACGTCCTTGGGCAGGTCGACCAGGACCGGGCCGGGCCTGCCGGAGCGGGCGACGTGGAAGGCCTCTTCGATCACCGCAGGGATGTCGGCCGGATCGCGGACGATCCACGAATGCTTCACGATCGGCAGGGTGACGCCCAGGATGTCGATCTCCTGGAAGGCGTCCGTGCCCATGACGGCGGTCGAGACATTGCCGGTGATGCAGACCATCGGCACCGAATCCATCATGGCATTGGCAATGCCCGTGATCAGATTGGTGGCCCCCGGCCCAGAGGTCGCCATGCAGACCCCGACCTTGCCCGTGGCGCGGGCATAGGCGTCGGCGGCGAAGGCGGCCCCCTGTTCGTGGCGAACCAGGATGTGCTTCAGACCCGATCCGGTCAGGGCGTCATAGACCGGCATGATGGCACCGCCGGGATAGCCGAACACCACCTCGACCCCCAGCCGTTCCAGGGTCGAGACGAGCAGGCGCGCACCGCTGCGGGGTGCGGTCTGCGTGGCGTCTTTCAGGGCGGGCGCGGCGGCGGCCATCATCTTACTCTGCGTTCCGTCGGGTTCAGGCGGCTTCGGCCGTCTTGGGGGCATGCAGCCAGGCCATGCGCTCGCGCAGGGACGCGCCCACGATCTCGATCGGGTGCTCGCTGTCGGCCTTGACCAGGGCGTCGTAGGCGGGCTTGCCGGCCTCGTTTTCGGCGATCCATTCGCGGGCGAACTGGCCCGACTGGATCTCGGACAGGATTTCCTTCATCCGCTCGCGCGTCTCGCCATTGATGACGCGCGGGCCCGAGACGACCGAGCCCCATTTGGCGGTTTCCGAGATGAACTCGTTCATCTTGGTGACGCCGCCTTCGTAGAACAGGTCCACGATCAGCTTCAGCTCGTGCATACATTCGAAGTAGGCGATCTCGGGCTGGTAGCCGGCCTCGACCAGGGTGGTGAAGCCGCCCATCACCAGCTCCTTGGCCCCGCCGCACAGGACCGCCTGTTCTCCGAACAGATCGGTCTCGGTCTCTTCCTTGAAGGAGGTTTCCAGCAGGCCGCCGGTCGCGCCGCCGATGCCCTTGGCATAGCCCATGGCCCGGTCGCGGGCCTTGCCGGTGGTGTCTTTCTCGATGGCGAACAGGGCGGGCACCCCGCGGCCGCGGGCATATTCGCGGCGGACCAGATCGCCCGGACCCTTGGGCGCGACCAGGATCACGTCCATGTCCTCGCGCGGCGTGATCCGCCCGTACAGGATCGAGAAGCCGTGGGCGAACAGGATGGCCGCGCCTGGCTTGGCATTGGGCTCGATGACAGTCTTGTAGATCTCGGCCTGGGCCATGTCCGGCGTCAGGATGGCGATGATGTCGGCCCCCTGGACAGCCTCGGCCGGTTCTGCCGTCGGAACGCCGTCGCTGGTGGCGTGCTTCCAGCCCTTGCCGCCGTGGCGAACGCCCACGATCACGTCGTGGCCCGAGTCCTTCAGGTTCTGGGCATGGGCGCGGCCCTGGGAGCCATAGCCGATGACGGCGATGCGCTGGCCGGCGATGACGCCGGGACGAATGTCGTCGTTGGTGTAGATTTCCATGGTCTCAGGCTTCCTGGTGCGTTTTGGCTTCGACCCGGACTTGAGCCGGGGGCGGGTTGGGAATGGTGACGGCGCCCTGGGCAGCCGAGGCCACGCTGGCGCGGTATTTGGCGAAGACGCCGGTGGCCGGTGTGGCGGGGGGCTGGGTGTGGTCGATCCGGCGCCCAGCCAGGTCGGCATTCACGTCGATGCGCCGGGCCGTAACGTCGATCACGATGCGGTCGCCGTCGCGGATCAGGCCGATAGGGCCGCCCGCCGCCGCCTCGGGCGAGACGTGCCCGGCCACGAAGCCATAGCTGGCTCCCGAGAAGCGCCCGTCGGTGATCAGAGCCACGTCATGGATACCGCGACCCTTCAGGGCGGCGGTGACCTGCAGCATCTCGCGCATGCCGGGGCCGCCGCGCGGGCCCTCGTAGCGGATGACGATCACGTCGCCCTCGCCGACCGAGCCGTCCTGAACGGCGTGGAAGGCATCTTCCTCGCTGTCGAAGACGCAGGCCGGGCCCTCGAACCGGTCGACTTTGTGGCCCGTCAGCTTGATGACCGCGCCGTCGGGGGCGACGTCGCCATAGATGACGGCATAGGACCCGCGCGGGCTGATCGGGGTCTGGATCGCGGTGACGACCTGCTGGCCCGGCGCTTCCTCAGCCTCTGCAGCCTCGGCGAACAGGCTGCGGCCGCTGACGGTCGGGGCGTTGACGATCTTGCCTGCCTCGGCCAGCCGCTGGGTCACCAGGCGCGTGCCGCCGGCCGCATACAGGTGAGACGCCAGGAACCGGCCGCCCGGCTTCAGGTCACAGATGACCGGCGTTTCTTCGCAGGCGGTGTTGCAGTCTTCGACGCCGAACTCGACGCCCGCCTCAATCGCGATGGCGGTCAGGTGCAGGACGGCATTGGTCGATCCGCCTGAGGCGGACACGGCGGCGGCAGCATTCTTCAGGCTGGCGCGCGTGATGTATTTACGCGCCGTGTCGCCGGCGAAGACGCGCTCGACAATCAGTCGACCGCAACGCTCCCCCTCAATTCCCTTGGCCGGGTCGACGGCAGGCACGTCATTGGCCCCCATGGGCGACAGACCCATCACTGACAGGGCCATGGCCATGGTGTTCGCCGTGAACTGTCCGCCGCAGGCCCCTGCGCCGGGACAGGCCGCGCTCTCGACCATCTTCAGCTGGGCATCGTCGATGGTTCCGGCACCATGGGCACCGATGGCCTCGAACACCTCCTGGATGGAGATTTCGGTCGTGCCGATCCGGCCCGGCATGATGGTGCCGCCGTAGTAGACCAGACCTGGGATATCCATGCGGGCCAGGGCCATGGCGGCGGCGGGAATAGTCTTGTCGCAGCCGACGATGCAGATGACGCCGTCCAGCTGATGCCCCTGGACCGCCAGTTCGATGGAGTCGGCCACCACCTCGCGGCTGATCAGCGAGGCCTTCATGCCCGGCGTGCCCATCGAAATGCCGTCGGTGACCACGATGGTGTTGAAGTCGATCGGAAAGCCGCCAGCCGCGATGATGCCTGCGCGGACGTCCTTGGCCAGCCGATCGAGATGCATGTTGCAGGGCGTGACCGAGGACCAGGTGTTGACCACGGCGATCATCGGCTTCTCGAAATCGGCATCGTCCATGCCTGCGGCACGCAGATAGCTGCGGGCGGCGGCTCGGCTGGCACCGCCGGTCACGACGCGGCTGCGCTGGCGGGGATCGTTCGGGGCGTTGTCGTCTTCGGTCGTCATGTTCGGTCTCGAAAGGATTAGGCGCGCAAGAAAAAACCCCGCTCGGGCTGAGCGGGGTTTGGGCTGCGATCCTGAGTCTTGGTTTCAGGTCGTGTGCAGCACCCCCGCCCGGCCGAGAAGGCCGAGGAGTACGATCGCGATAAGGAGGAGGCCGAACCCTTGCGCAGCCACGATTTCCGCAGCCGCCCGGCCGCGCAGGACCAGGGTCCGTGCGGAGGTAGAGGCCGTATGGGTGCGGGTGCGGTGGATCATGGTCTGGCGTTCCTTGGCCGCCTTAAGACCAGAATCGAGCGTGCAGCGCAACAGGAAGATGGAAAATTATTGCGCAGGTCGGCCAAAAAGCCCCGCCTGGGGCATAAAAGCACCGGCCCGATATTTCAGGTGGCTTCAGCGCAAAGTGACTGTGGCTGCGACAGCGAAGTGGTCCGACGGCCAGATTCCGCGCACCGCTTGATTGGCAAAAATTTGCGCGGATTCCAGGGTGAAGCGGTCAGTGTCCACCAGGATGTGGTCAATCTGATCCGAACGGTGCCCCATCGCGACGTTGAGCGTGGTTTCATTCGCCCGTTCGGGGTGAACGGCGGGCAAAGCCGAGACGACGCCTCGTGGCCGCAGCCCCGCCAACTCCGGATTGGTGATTGCCGCGTTGAGGTCGCCCAGGACGATCCGAGGCGTTCCATCAGGCGGAAGCCAGGTCAGCAGGTCGGCCACCTGGCGCTCGCGGATGGCCGTACCCTCGGGGGTGTGGTGCAGATGGGTGGCGACGATATCGACGGGCCGACCCTCCACGTCGAGCCTGACGCGCAGGGCAGTGCGATAGTCGTCCAGGGGCTCCAGGGCCTTCCACTGCTGTTGCAGGATCGGCAGCCGCGTCAAGACGGCGTTGCCATAGCGACGGGGTTGGTCCGCCGCATCCGTTGAACAGAACGTCCAGCCATAGCCGAGGGCCTCGGCAATCGTCTGCGCCTGGTTGGGCAGGCGTTCGCCGTCCTGCAACACCTCCTGCAGGGCAATGACATCGGCGTCCGCCTGACGCAGAGCCTCGAGGATCAGGGGCAGGCGCGCGGGCCAGTTCTCGCGGTCATGCCAGATATTGAACGTCACCACCCTCAGACGTCGCGGCTGCGCAGGCGAAAGGGTAGCGCACCCGGCCAGGGGCAGGGCAGCCAGGGCGGTGAACAGCGCGCGACGATCCAGCATATGCTCTTCCATCATAACCAGGAGCCCTGGACGATAGGCCCGACCTCGTGCCGAACCAAGCGGCCTGCCTTACGAAAACTTCATGCCGCGCCGAGCATCCGTTCGGGTTGCCGGTTGCCTCTTGTTCTCAGACGGTCGCAGCAGCACGCTTCGGGCCAGGGTTTCAAAGGGGACTAAAATGGACGACCTCATTCCGCTGTTCGCCATCTTTGCGGTGTTCGGCACGATCACGGCCATTATCGTTGGGCCGACCTATCTGAAGAGCCGCGAACGACGCGAGATTCAGCAGACGGTGCGTGCCGCGATCGACAAGGGCCAGGCCCTGCCGCCCGAGGTGATCGAGGCCATGAGCAAGGATGTGACCAAGAACCTGCCTTCGCGCAGTCGCGATCTGCGCAAAGGCATCATCTGGCTGGCCGTCGGGATCGGCCTGGCCGCCTTCGGGGTGGTCAGCGACATGGGCGGCAACGGCTGGAACGGCGGCGTGGACAACGGCCTGCTGGGCATTGCCTGCATCCCGGCGACCATCGGCCTGGCTTTCATCGTCC
The genomic region above belongs to Brevundimonas vitisensis and contains:
- a CDS encoding 2-isopropylmalate synthase encodes the protein MTGFSEPAVSGTRDPNRVIVFDTTMRDGEQAPGFSMSPADKVRMGRALKKLGVDVMEAGFAAASPGDEDCIRAVVGEIAEDDSGPVFCSLSRATENDVDAAWRALRGTPRRRIHIFLGTSPIHRSAKLQMTKDQVMAAAVRAVEYARTRFDDVEFSPEDAIRTEPEYLADVLEAVAQAGATTLNVPDTVGYTTPDEIGSLYRYLAERIRPRFPDVIFSAHCHNDLGLAVANTLAAVENGVRQVECTINGIGERAGNASLEEVVMALRVRGDRFGISTGIDTTKLLSCSRLLSEITHTPVVRNKAIVGINAFAHEAGIHQHGMFNDARTYEIMRPQDVGFEGSFFVLGKHSGRHAVAKRAEVLGHPLVGTHLTEAFAAFKTRADQIGEINDAELLAIVETTRPAQAPYQEIAYAAAG
- a CDS encoding ACT domain-containing protein is translated as MSDTIHIQIDRADGSLQRLIGLVERRGFHIDGLSMADEGASRRVQIKVRGRDAGRCTENLGRQIDKLIGARRVTFAPQPYVAPFHNEAAA
- the ilvG gene encoding acetolactate synthase 2 catalytic subunit, encoding MAAAAPALKDATQTAPRSGARLLVSTLERLGVEVVFGYPGGAIMPVYDALTGSGLKHILVRHEQGAAFAADAYARATGKVGVCMATSGPGATNLITGIANAMMDSVPMVCITGNVSTAVMGTDAFQEIDILGVTLPIVKHSWIVRDPADIPAVIEEAFHVARSGRPGPVLVDLPKDVQVGMTGEDYGFHIPNETPDLDHAAIAAAEAMIRQATRPLLYVGGGVKIAGATTALRALAERTGIPVVSTLNALGSVRTDATGYLGMLGMHGTRAANEAVQESDLLIVLGARFDDRATGKLNEFAPHAKVIHFDIDPAEIGKLRTTHVAVIGDLKAGIEALNPGPLAIQPWAARCIDSAARHAFRYDAPGQGVYAPALLNELSHAAGDTFIAACDVGQHQMWVAQHCAFARPEAHLTSGGLGAMGYGLPAGLGAKLACPDAHVVTVSGDGSFMMNIQELATLRRYGVALKIVLLDNSSLGLVRQWQELFFEENYSEVDLSDNPDFVAVAQAFGIEAFRISRREEVTAGIARLLAAPGPCLAHVLIDPKENVWPLVPPGKNNAEMMHGDTRFEGDM
- the ilvC gene encoding ketol-acid reductoisomerase → MEIYTNDDIRPGVIAGQRIAVIGYGSQGRAHAQNLKDSGHDVIVGVRHGGKGWKHATSDGVPTAEPAEAVQGADIIAILTPDMAQAEIYKTVIEPNAKPGAAILFAHGFSILYGRITPREDMDVILVAPKGPGDLVRREYARGRGVPALFAIEKDTTGKARDRAMGYAKGIGGATGGLLETSFKEETETDLFGEQAVLCGGAKELVMGGFTTLVEAGYQPEIAYFECMHELKLIVDLFYEGGVTKMNEFISETAKWGSVVSGPRVINGETRERMKEILSEIQSGQFAREWIAENEAGKPAYDALVKADSEHPIEIVGASLRERMAWLHAPKTAEAA
- the ilvD gene encoding dihydroxy-acid dehydratase — its product is MTTEDDNAPNDPRQRSRVVTGGASRAAARSYLRAAGMDDADFEKPMIAVVNTWSSVTPCNMHLDRLAKDVRAGIIAAGGFPIDFNTIVVTDGISMGTPGMKASLISREVVADSIELAVQGHQLDGVICIVGCDKTIPAAAMALARMDIPGLVYYGGTIMPGRIGTTEISIQEVFEAIGAHGAGTIDDAQLKMVESAACPGAGACGGQFTANTMAMALSVMGLSPMGANDVPAVDPAKGIEGERCGRLIVERVFAGDTARKYITRASLKNAAAAVSASGGSTNAVLHLTAIAIEAGVEFGVEDCNTACEETPVICDLKPGGRFLASHLYAAGGTRLVTQRLAEAGKIVNAPTVSGRSLFAEAAEAEEAPGQQVVTAIQTPISPRGSYAVIYGDVAPDGAVIKLTGHKVDRFEGPACVFDSEEDAFHAVQDGSVGEGDVIVIRYEGPRGGPGMREMLQVTAALKGRGIHDVALITDGRFSGASYGFVAGHVSPEAAAGGPIGLIRDGDRIVIDVTARRIDVNADLAGRRIDHTQPPATPATGVFAKYRASVASAAQGAVTIPNPPPAQVRVEAKTHQEA
- a CDS encoding endonuclease/exonuclease/phosphatase family protein, coding for MLDRRALFTALAALPLAGCATLSPAQPRRLRVVTFNIWHDRENWPARLPLILEALRQADADVIALQEVLQDGERLPNQAQTIAEALGYGWTFCSTDAADQPRRYGNAVLTRLPILQQQWKALEPLDDYRTALRVRLDVEGRPVDIVATHLHHTPEGTAIRERQVADLLTWLPPDGTPRIVLGDLNAAITNPELAGLRPRGVVSALPAVHPERANETTLNVAMGHRSDQIDHILVDTDRFTLESAQIFANQAVRGIWPSDHFAVAATVTLR
- a CDS encoding DUF6249 domain-containing protein, which produces MDDLIPLFAIFAVFGTITAIIVGPTYLKSRERREIQQTVRAAIDKGQALPPEVIEAMSKDVTKNLPSRSRDLRKGIIWLAVGIGLAAFGVVSDMGGNGWNGGVDNGLLGIACIPATIGLAFIVLSFFNKNKD